GAAAAATACTAGGACTAGGGGAGTTGTACAAATGGAGTAGCGACCTCCCCTTCTGCTTCGTTTGTGCCGACGGCACAGAGAGGAGAGGGACATCACAAGAAAGAAGAAGGGAAtgaggggaagggggaaggggaagaagagagtGGTTGTGGAGAGGTAGGAGGAAGAGAGTGGTGGCGGGGTGGAGACCTCGGCCGGCCCAGACCTTGCCGACCACCGGAGCCGGCGGCTGCCGCCAGCGCCGGCCTCCACCGCCCACGCGCCACCAGGGAGAAGTGGCGGGGTGGAGACCCCAGCCGGCCCCGACCTTGCCGACCACGGGAGCCAGCGGCCGCCGCCAGTGCCGGCCTCCGCCACGCGCGCGCCGACTCTGCCCACGCGCCGCCATGCGCGCGCTGTCGCCACCGCCCACGCGCCTCGCGTCGCAgtagcctcctccaccgccgaaAATCGGAGGGCTTGCCAGATCCGGCTATGGCGATGCCGGATCTGCCGCCGCCTAGCTGGGAGACCTCGTCGCCACCTCTCACCAGCGTACCGACGCCGGCAAACGCCACCTCCCCCACGCCAAAGAGGGAGCGCCGCCACGGAgaaggccccgccgccgccatcctagCTCACCAACTGGCTTTGCCGGTggtgagctccggcggcggcgaggtagggggaggggggagagggaggcggcggcagcggcggtaggGTTCGCCCCCCGTGTTGCCTGCGCCTGGGCGACGTGGGGGGGACCCATGGATGGATATTTTTGCTCAACAACTGGACCATTCACATATATCATCAAAACATTGcatgatgcatcatgcatggtaCTCCTTTATTTTCCTGGCACGTTGGTgtagtactccttccatcccataaAACATTATCCCACTCaaatttgttctaaaatataaggtatTTATGATCTCAAGACAATACTTTATTCCTCACCTATCTACTTTTGTACTAGTTTTTTACTCACCTACCCACATTTTGTACTACTTTATTTCATCAATTATTAGCTTTTGTACTTTCATTTGTCATTTTGATACTTTCTTAATCATTGGAAAAAAAAGGcataatctcttatattataagatAGAGGGTGCACGACCTATAAAAAAATCCACTAAACACACAAAGAAAACTGTAGGATTAAAATGGCATGTGTGTTTTTATTCTTCTTCTCCAAGAGTCGAAGTACAGTAGTGCGAGGAGAACCAACAAGCTAATGACACGAAACAACTAGGATTAGGGGAGTTGTACAAATGGAATAGCGTGCACATAAAGGTCTTCCTTCCTCCTAGCAGTGATCCCCATCGTTTCCGTCATATCCAAATCACTATGGAGAGTGCCCTCAGGGAGAGTCCAATCAAAATGAAACAAAAGATTTGCGAGAGCCAGCTCAATATTAGCAATCCCAAATTGCATCCCAGGGCATATTCTTCGCCCAGCACCGAATGGTATGAACTCGAAGTTGTTACCTTTGTGTTCTATTGTACTACCCTCGAACCTCTCTGGCATAAACTTCTCCGACTCATCCCAAAACTCGTTATCTGTGCAAATAGCCCATACATTCACGAGTACCGTAGCTCCTTTCGGTATGTCATAGCCGAGTATTTGGCATTGCTCCTGGCACTCCCTTGGTAGAGCCAATGGCCCGGGAGTGTGCAGCCGCAGGGTCTCCTTGATGATACATTGTAGATAGGTTAGGTTAGTTAGGCCTTCCTCGGTTACCTCCATTTTGTCCTTGTAGGCTTCCCTAACCTCGGCTTGCGCTCTGGACATCACCCCAGGGTTCCTCATCAGCTCCGCCATGGCCCATtgcagcgtcgtcgtcgccgtctcgCTCCCACCCGAGAAAaggtcctatatatatatatatatatatattgtttttctCAACTTGTCAAACGATCAATcggtacaaaatatatatcacAAAAAATTAACACAATTCGTGACATGAAGATAGCAGCATGAAGGAGCTTACAAAAATGACTGCTCTGATTATGCCCATGGTGAGCTCGAAGTGCAGGCTTCCTTCTGCTTGGAGCCGGAGGAGGACGTCGATGAGGTCCTCCTCGCGTTCTCCTCCCTGACACGACCTCTTCTTCTCGAGGTGCTCCCTGATGACTCGGTCCATGAACTCCATGAGGGACTCGACGAACGCCTCCGCCCTGCGCAGCGTCGTGCTGCTCATCGCCCGCGCCAGCCTCGACGACGGGAACAGGTCGGCCATGGTGAGGCTGCCCGCCAGCCGCACCGCCTCGTCGACGTACCGGAGCAGGGCGTCGCGCTCCCGGAACCGCTCGCCCATCACGATGTGCACCGTCGTGTCCGTGACGTAGTTGCCGAGGAGCTCGCTCAGATTCGtcacgagcggcggcgaggcgacgcCGATGGCCCGGacgagccgcgccgcctcctcctcgcggaTGGCGCGGAACGCCAGGATGCGCCTGGGGCTCAGCAGCTCGAGGCGGCAGATCTTGCGCACCTGCCGCCAGTGCTCGCCGTAGGGCGCGAACGTGATGCCCGCGCCGCGCCTGGTGCACACCTTCACCACGGCGCTCAGCGGCCGCGACGAGAAGTTGTCGTCGTGCGTCCGCAGGATCTCTCTGGCCGCGCCGGCCGTGGACGCGACGACGACCACAGGGGCGTCGCCGAAGGCGAGGAGCATGagggggccgtggcggcgggccAGGTCGCGCAGCGCGCGGTGCGGGAGCGCGCCGAAGAACAGGTGGTGGAGGCTGCCGATGAGCGGGAGGCGCCATGGCCCAGGAGGTAGCCGCAGGTCGCTGTCGCGTGAGCCATGGAGGAAGAGCGTGATGAGGTAGTgtagaagaggaagaagagctaGCAAGCAGCAGAACACAGCTGCGTCCATGATTGAGCAATCCGAGCTGTGTGATTAGTTTGTGATTAGGTGATCCCCTGCTGCTCATTTTCTATTGTTAGCTGAAGTTGACTTAAGAGCATCGCATTATTGTTGGTGGGAATATTAATCTATCGATCGTTGGAATACTAGGGGCGCCACATCAGCTTGCTTTGGAAAATTAAAacgcacatactccctccgttttaaaatgtttgacaccgttaactttttagcatatgtttgaccgtttgtcttattaaaaaatttgtgaaatatgtaaaactatatgtgtacatgaaagtatatttaacaataaatcaaatgatatgaaaagaataaataattacttaaattttttgaataagatgaatgttcaaacacgtactaaaaagtcaacggtgtcaaacattttgaaacggagggagaatATTTAACAACCACCGTGGAGCTTGTGTTTTTATTGACTCACTAATGGTTCTCCAAATGCGTTGTATTTCGTCTACTACTTCCTccaggttgataatacttgtcgttttagataAGAGCATGGTCTCTAAAAGacaactattttctat
The Oryza sativa Japonica Group chromosome 6, ASM3414082v1 DNA segment above includes these coding regions:
- the LOC4341116 gene encoding zealexin A1 synthase gives rise to the protein MDAAVFCCLLALLPLLHYLITLFLHGSRDSDLRLPPGPWRLPLIGSLHHLFFGALPHRALRDLARRHGPLMLLAFGDAPVVVVASTAGAAREILRTHDDNFSSRPLSAVVKVCTRRGAGITFAPYGEHWRQVRKICRLELLSPRRILAFRAIREEEAARLVRAIGVASPPLVTNLSELLGNYVTDTTVHIVMGERFRERDALLRYVDEAVRLAGSLTMADLFPSSRLARAMSSTTLRRAEAFVESLMEFMDRVIREHLEKKRSCQGGEREEDLIDVLLRLQAEGSLHFELTMGIIRAVIFDLFSGGSETATTTLQWAMAELMRNPGVMSRAQAEVREAYKDKMEVTEEGLTNLTYLQCIIKETLRLHTPGPLALPRECQEQCQILGYDIPKGATVLVNVWAICTDNEFWDESEKFMPERFEGSTIEHKGNNFEFIPFGAGRRICPGMQFGIANIELALANLLFHFDWTLPEGTLHSDLDMTETMGITARRKEDLYVHAIPFVQLP